From the genome of Spinacia oleracea cultivar Varoflay chromosome 2, BTI_SOV_V1, whole genome shotgun sequence, one region includes:
- the LOC110801264 gene encoding rho guanine nucleotide exchange factor 8 — MVRAFDRSRSSSFNFRKMFDLKSHSSDSNHSHSSTESKSPMEAHHHNVASSSPPDHIGFVSRVTKDVGVHKYVCKVSSDVDLMKERFAKLLLGEDMSGGGKGVSSALALSNAITNLSASIFGDSKKLEPMSSDMKARWRKEVDWLLSVTDHIVELVPSQQQAADGSTMEIMVTKQRSDLLVNIPALRKLDAMLLDCLDNFKGQTEFTYVDFKDANDAEKAASRDNDKWWIPTVKIPTGGLSEATKKWIQQQKDAVNQVLKAAMAINAQVLSEMEIPESYIESLPKNGRASLGDLIYKSITDEFFDPDSLLSSMDLTSEHKVLDLKNRIEASIVIWKRKMVQKDGKSSWSSAISMEKRELFEERAETMLLILKHHFPGLPQSTLDISKIQYNKDVGHAVLESYSRVLESLAAAILNRVDDVVYADALAVKSSSGSEPEENLTPGTPTSMTLLDFMGWNIDQGEAKKNPGSDFDEYLKEHDHEKIMAKTPENKKISYLEKLEHWGGLRSPTARH; from the exons ATGGTAAGAGCCTTTGATAGAAGCAGATCGTCATCATTCAACTTCAGAAAAATGTTTGATTTAAAAAGCCACAGTTCTGACAGTAACCATTCTCATTCAAGTACTGAATCAAAAAGTCCCATGGAAGCTCATCATCATAATGTAGCATCATCCTCCCCCCCTGATCACATAGGTTTCGTTTCTCGCGTTACAAAAGACGTTGGTGTACATAAATATGTCTGCAAGGTGTCCTCAG ATGTTGATTTAATGAAAGAAAGATTTGCAAAGTTGTTgctgggtgaagacatgtcaggtGGTGGCAAAGGTGTTTCATCAGCCTTGGCTTTGTCAAATGCCATTACTAATCTTTCAG CTTCTATATTTGGAGACTCTAAGAAATTAGAACCAATGTCATCGGATATGAAAGCGAGGTGGCGAAAAGAAGTCGATTGGCTCCTATCGGTCACCGACCACATTGTCGAACTCGTCCCTTCGCAGCAACAAGCTGCCGATGGTTCAACCATGGAG ATAATGGTAACGAAACAACGAAGCGATCTCCTGGTTAACATCCCAGCATTGCGGAAACTCGATGCCATGCTTCTT GACTGTTTAGATAACTTCAAAGGGCAGACAGAGTTTACGTATGTTGATTTCAAGGATGCAAATGACGCAGAGAAAGCCGCCAGCCGAGACAATGACAAATGGTGGATACCTACTGTCAAGATCCCAACTGGCGGTCTATCAGAAGCAACGAAGAAATGGATACAGCAGCAAAAAGATGCTGTCAATCAGGTTCTGAAAGCAGCCATGGCTATCAATGCCCAAGTGCTCTCAGAAATGGAGATCCCAGAAAGCTACATTGAGTCCCTTCCTAAG AATGGAAGAGCAAGCCTCGGTGATTTAATCTACAAAAGCATCACAGATGAATTCTTCGATCCTGATAGCCTATTATCATCCATGGACTTGACGTCAGAGCACAAAGTACTCGACTTAAAGAACAGGATTGAGGCCTCAATCGTGATCTGGAAGAGGAAGATGGTCCAAAAAGATGGCAAGTCGTCATGGAGCTCCGCCATAAGCATGGAGAAGAGGGAGCTCTTTGAAGAAAGAGCAGAAACTATGCTACTCATACTAAAGCATCATTTTCCTGGACTTCCTCAATCCACACTTGACATATCCAAAATCCAATACAACAAG GATGTGGGACACGCGGTACTAGAGAGCTACTCAAGGGTACTAGAAAGTTTGGCTGCTGCCATCTTGAATCGGGTAGATGATGTCGTTTATGCTGATGCTTTAGCAGTAAAATCATCATCAGGGAGTGAACCAGAAGAGAATCTTACACCAGGGACACCAACATCCATGACATTACTGGATTTTATGGGATGGAATATCGACCAGGGAGAAGCAAAGAAGAACCCAGGTAGTGATTTTGATGAATACCTGAAAGAGCATGATCATGAAAAGATTATGGCAAAGACTCCAGAAAACAAGAAGATATCCTATCTTGAGAAGCTTGAGCATTGGGGCGGCCTAAGAAGTCCAACAGCGCGGCATTAA